CGGCGGCTTGTGGCTTGCGCTGCTTTCCTCAGTCTTGCGGTGGTTGGCGGAGCCATGGTCGCCGCCCCTGCGTCGGCGGCGGATACCCGGGTGGCGGTAGCCGTTCCGGGGGCGGCGAATCCGCTCCCGAGCGTCGACCCTCTGGGTGATCCCGCCGGTCTTTCTGTCCTGGTCAATAAGTCGCGTCCCCTTAACCCGGCAAGATACGCACCCGGCGACCTCGTCAACGCCCGCGGTTCGGGGCAGTACCTACGCGCGGAAGCTGCTGCATGGCTGAATGGTTTGTTCCAAGGCGCTGCGGACGCCGGCACGGGTGGGCTTGCGGTGGTCAGCGGCTACCGCTCATACGCCCAACAGCAGCAGTTGTATGCGTACTACGTCAGCATTTATGGTCAGGCGCAAGCCGATTTGATCTCTGCCCGCCCCGGGTACAGCGAGCATCAAACAGGCCTCGCGGTGGATGTCGGGAATGCCAACGGATCGTGCGGATTGAGCACGTGCTTTGGGGACACCGCAGCCGGTATGTGGGTAGCCGCCAACGCTTATAAGTACGGCTTCATTGTCCGCTACCCCAACGGTTACACGGGCACCACGGGCTATAGCTATGAGCCGTGGCACCTGCGCTATGTCGGCGTGGATTTGGCCAACGATATGAAACGTCGCGGCATCCCCACCATGGAGCATTATTTCGCCGGTAATCCGTCGGCCTATGCAAGCATCACTTCCGGCGCGGACCTCGTGGCCGCAGACCCGAACGGCCGGCTCCTGCGTTATCCGGCTCAGGCTTGGGGAGGCTATGGAGCTCCCGTGCAGATCGGTTCCAATTGGACCGGCCTGAAGCAGGCATTCGTTGTGGACTGGGACTCCGATGGCGTCTACGACATCCTTGCGCAGTGGAACAACGGCACCCTTGGCCTGTTCAAAGGTTGGCCGGGCGGGGCTTTTTCAACCCAGATTGTGGTGGGAACCGGCGACTGGGACAAGATGACCATCACGGTGGGCAAATGGTCCAATGCGCAGGGCCATCCGGGCATCGTGGGCTATTTCCCGGACGGCGGGCTCCGCTATTACCCCAACACGTCCGGGAGGGCGCTGACTTACCGCGTGGACATCGGCAGCGGATGGGCGGGCATGGGATTAACCATGGCCGACTGGGACGCTGATGGCGCCAATGACATCCTTGCCACCAACACGTCCGGGCAACT
This Paenarthrobacter sp. GOM3 DNA region includes the following protein-coding sequences:
- a CDS encoding M15 family metallopeptidase, with product MGNVRRRLVACAAFLSLAVVGGAMVAAPASAADTRVAVAVPGAANPLPSVDPLGDPAGLSVLVNKSRPLNPARYAPGDLVNARGSGQYLRAEAAAWLNGLFQGAADAGTGGLAVVSGYRSYAQQQQLYAYYVSIYGQAQADLISARPGYSEHQTGLAVDVGNANGSCGLSTCFGDTAAGMWVAANAYKYGFIVRYPNGYTGTTGYSYEPWHLRYVGVDLANDMKRRGIPTMEHYFAGNPSAYASITSGADLVAADPNGRLLRYPAQAWGGYGAPVQIGSNWTGLKQAFVVDWDSDGVYDILAQWNNGTLGLFKGWPGGAFSTQIVVGTGDWDKMTITVGKWSNAQGHPGIVGYFPDGGLRYYPNTSGRALTYRVDIGSGWAGMGLTMADWDADGANDILATNTSGQLLSYRGNGSGGFAGLPATVGSGWGTMKALVPTFGLSGPGTRSITAQTVDGYLVSYGLGIGAWTTQRQVGNGWNGMKLFK